From a region of the Procambarus clarkii isolate CNS0578487 chromosome 18, FALCON_Pclarkii_2.0, whole genome shotgun sequence genome:
- the LOC138366070 gene encoding soluble scavenger receptor cysteine-rich domain-containing protein SSC5D-like: MLTLRPTCTLGPTCTLGPTCTLGPTCTLGPTCTPGPTCTPGPTCTLGPTCTLGPTCTLGPTCTPGPTCTPGPTCTLGSTSTPGPTSTPGPTSTPGPTSTPGPTCTPGPTSTLGSTSTPGPTSTPGPTCTLGPTCTLGPTCTLGPTCTPGPTCTPGPTCTLGPTCTPGPTSTPGPTCTLGPTCTLGPTCTPGPTSTPGPTCTLGSTSTPGPTCTLGSTSTPGPTSTPGPTSTPGPTCTPGPTSTPGPTCTPGPTSTPGPTSTPGPTSTPGPTCTPGPTSTPGPTSTPGPTSTPGPTSTPGPTSTPGPTCTPGPTSTPGPTSTPGPTCTLGPTSTPGPTSTPGPTSTPGPTSTPGPTSTPGPTSTPGPTSTPGPTCTLGPTCTPGPTCTLGPTCTLGPTSTPGPTSTPGPTCTLGPTCTPGPTCTHGLTSTPGPTSTPGPTSTPGPTSTPGPTSTPGPTSTPGPTSTPGPTSTLGPT; the protein is encoded by the coding sequence ATGCTCACTCTTAGGCCTACCTGCACTCTTGGTCCTACCTGCACTCTTGGTCCTACCTGCACTCTTGGGCCTACCTGCACTCTTGGGCCTACCTGCACTCCTGGGCCTACCTGCACTCCTGGGCCTACCTGCACTCTTGGTCCTACCTGCACTCTTGGTCCTACCTGCACTCTTGGCCCTACCTGCACTCCTGGGCCTACCTGCACTCCTGGGCCTACCTGCACTCTTGGTTCTACCAGCACTCCTGGCCCTACCAGCACTCCTGGTCCTACCAGCACTCCTGGTCCTACCAGCACTCCTGGTCCTACCTGCACTCCTGGGCCTACCAGCACTCTTGGTTCTACCAGCACTCCTGGGCCTACCAGCACTCCTGGTCCTACCTGCACTCTTGGTCCTACCTGCACTCTTGGTCCTACCTGCACTCTTGGGCCTACCTGCACTCCTGGGCCTACCTGCACTCCTGGTCCTACCTGCACTCTTGGGCCTACCTGCACTCCTGGGCCTACCAGCACTCCTGGGCCTACCTGCACTCTTGGTCCTACCTGCACTCTTGGGCCTACCTGCACTCCTGGGCCTACCAGCACTCCTGGGCCTACCTGCACTCTTGGTTCTACCAGCACTCCTGGGCCTACCTGCACTCTTGGTTCTACCAGCACTCCTGGTCCTACCAGCACTCCTGGGCCTACCAGCACTCCTGGGCCTACCTGCACTCCTGGTCCTACCAGCACTCCTGGTCCTACCTGCACTCCTGGGCCTACCAGCACTCCTGGTCCTACCAGCACTCCTGGTCCTACCAGCACTCCTGGTCCTACCTGCACTCCTGGGCCTACCAGCACTCCTGGTCCTACCAGCACTCCTGGTCCTACCAGCACTCCTGGTCCTACCAGCACTCCTGGTCCTACCAGCACTCCTGGTCCTACCTGCACTCCTGGTCCTACCAGCACTCCTGGTCCTACCAGCACTCCTGGTCCTACCTGCACTCTTGGGCCTACCAGCACTCCTGGTCCTACCAGCACTCCTGGGCCTACCAGCACTCCTGGTCCTACCAGCACTCCTGGTCCTACCAGCACTCCTGGTCCTACCAGCACTCCTGGTCCTACCAGCACTCCTGGTCCTACCTGCACTCTTGGGCCTACCTGCACTCCTGGGCCTACCTGCACTCTTGGTCCTACCTGCACTCTTGGTCCTACCAGCACTCCTGGTCCTACCAGCACTCCTGGTCCTACCTGCACTCTTGGGCCTACCTGCACTCCTGGGCCTACCTGCACTCATGGTCTTACCAGCACTCCTGGTCCTACCAGCACTCCTGGGCCTACCAGCACTCCTGGGCCTACCAGCACTCCTGGTCCTACCAGCACTCCTGGTCCTACCAGCACTCCTGGTCCTACCAGCACTCCTGGTCCTACCAGCACTCTTGGTCCTACCTGA